Sequence from the Guyparkeria hydrothermalis genome:
TATAGCGCTCCATGAAGCGCTCATGGTGATCAATGTTGATGGCCACCGCGACGATCAATGGCTCGAAACCCGGAAGCGCGGGCTGAATGGCATCGGCAAGCCCCCGATATCTGGAACCGTCATACCACCAGGTAAAAAGCCCCGGCCGCACCCCGCTTGCCCGCTGGGGCAACTCGTCCGCGGGGAAATCAGGCTCCTCCGGAGCGAGTATCACTCTGCCGTCGGCGGTCTGGACGAACACCCGCAATTCCGGATCGCTGCGGAACATCTCAACCACGGCACTCTGCAAAGCCGTCAATTCCTGCGCTTGCGGCGGCTGCTTTAGCAGGCGTTCGAGCACCTCGACCTTGCTTTGGAGTATGCCGCGATCCATCTCCACGAAATGGCGCTCGACCGCCGCATGCAGCACCCAGGCGAGCCCCAGCAGCACCGAGGAGGAAACTAGGATGAACAGCAGCGTCAGACGCGTGGTCAGGGAGGCCGGATGCGTCATTCCTCCTCCTCGACCTCCATCACGTAACCCATGCCGCGAATGGTACGGATCAGTCGCTGGTCGAATGGCTCGTCGATCTTGCGCCGCAGGCGCCGCACCGCCACCTCGACCACGTTGGTGTCGCTGTCGAAGTTCATGTCCCAGACCTGCGAGGCAATCAGCGAACGGGGCAACACCTCGCCCTGGCGGCGCATGAACAGCTCCAGCAGCGCGAACTCCTTGGCGGTGAGATCGATACGCTGCCCGGCCCGGGTTGCCCGGTGCCCGAGCAGGTCCAGCTCCAGGTCGGCGACCTGCAGCGTGGTGGCTTCCGGTTCTCCTCGCCCGCGACGCAACAGGGTGCGCACCCGCGCCAGCAGTTCGGAGAAGGCGAACGGCTTGACTAGGTAGTCGTCCGCACCCCGCTCGAGGCCGCGAACGCGGTCCTCCACCTGGTCCCGCGCCGTGAGGAACAGCACCGGCATGTCGCGCCCGCCACGGCGCAGCGTCTCGAGGATCTGCCAACCATCCATGCCGGGCAGCATCACGTCGAGGATGACCAGGTCGTGATCGCCCGTCAGGGCCAGGTGCAGACCGTCCACGCCGTCATTGGCCAGATCGACCGTGTAGCCGGCCTCAGTCAGGCCCTGCTGCAGGTAGCGCCCTGTCTTGTCCTCATCCTCGACGATCAAAACCTTCATGTGCATCTCCGATCCGGTTCCGGGGGCATTCTGCCACCCGGCGACGTCAGCCTGTCCAGATTACAAGGATGTAATGTTCAGGTCAGGTACCGGACAGTCGCAGTGACTAGCGTTGTCCGTGAGATCGGGAATGCAGCGCCGCCGCGAAGATCCAATCGCAGGGCGTCCCCGAACAACATTGATCGCGCAGACTCGTTGAGCCGGGTCGTGAACGCGTTGAGGAGGGAATCAGAAATGGATCGACGTCGTTTCCTGAAGGGCAGTCTGGCGAGCGCCGCCAGCGCGACCCTGTGCATGGGAGCAACCACATGGGCTCGAGCGGACTCGGCCAATCGGCCGTCGCTGCCGTTGCCCAACCTGATCGACGTGAGCAAGAGCGGCCGGCTGGATCTGGTCGCCCAGCGCGGCAATCACAGGTTCCTCCCCGGCGCCTCCTCGGCGACGCTGGGCTACAACCAGGATTTCCTGGGTCCGGTCGTCCGGGCCCGCCGCGGGCAGGAGGTCGCCGTCGGATTGCTCAATGACCTGCCAGAACCGCTGGCCACGCACTGGCACGGCCTGCTGGTGCCGGGCAATGTCGACGGCGGCCCCCACCAGCCGATCCACCCGGGTGCGCTCTGGAAGCCGGTGCTGCCCATCGACCAGCCGCCGTCGACCGCCTGGTTCCACGCCCATACCTACCCGCATACGGCCCGACAGGTCTATGCCGGGCTGGCCGGTGTCTTCCAGATCGACGACGGACGCGACGACGAGCGGGGCCTGCCGCATGACCACGGCGACGACGACTTCACGCTGATCATCCAGGACCGCCGCTTCGACTCGCTCGGCCGTCTGGACTACCGCCTCGGCATGATGGACCGCATGCATGGTTTCCAGGGGGATCGGATCCTGGTCAACGGGGCCGAAAACCCGCGTGCGCGAATGCCGCGCTCGATCGTGCGGCTGCGCCTGCTGAACGGTTCCAATGCCCGCATCTATCATCTGCGATTCGACGACGACCGGCCCATGCACGTCATCGCAAGCGATTCGGGCTACTGGCCCAAGCCGACGGCCGCCAACGAACTGCGTCTCGCCCCCGGCGAACGGATCGAGGTGCTGGTCGACTTCCGTGACGGCCACGACGCCCGCCTGGTCACCGGGCCGGACCGAAACCAGGGCGGCCCCGGCATGATGGGCATGATGAGCGGTCTGCGCTCCTTCACCTCTTCGCTGCTGGAGGGTGACATGCCGGTTCTCTCGTTCCACCCGGCGGGCAAAAAGGGTGCTGTCGACCAGCTTCCCGAGACCATCGACGACGAGCTACCCGCACCGACGACACGCTTTGCCCAGCGCCGTCACTTCCGGCTCGACATGATGCTCGGCGGCATGCCGATGATGGGCATGATGGGCGGAAGCGGCGGCCCGACCATGGGCATCAACGGCCGACCGTTCGACATGCAGCGCATCAACGAGCAGGTGTCACTCGGCACCACCGAGCACTGGACCGTCGAGAGCGACATGCTGATGCACCCCTTCCACATTCACGGTGTCCGCTTCCGGGTACTGGCGGACGAGAACGGTCGATCGACGCGCCTGGAGAACCAGGGATACAAGGACACCGTGCTGGTGAACGGTCGCGCCGAACTCGCGGTGGAATTCACGCAACCGGCGAGCCACGAGAAACCGTTCATGTACCACTGCCACATCCTCGAACACGAGGATGGCGGGATGATGGGGCACTTCAGCGTTTCCTGAGCAGAAAGGCCGATTCGAGGCTGACATTCACCAAGTATCCCGACGGGAGGCACAAGCATGGACTATGCACACTTCATGGGATTCGGCGGAGGCTTCATGTGGATCATCTGGATACTGCTGATCGCGGCCGTCGTCTGACTGGTCCTCGGCATCTCGAATCGTGACCGCCTGTCCAGCCGCTCCACTGCCAAGGAGATCCTCGATCGCCGTTACGCACGGGGCGAAATCGACCACGACACCTACGAGCGCATGAAGCGGGACCTCGACTGAGCACCCGTCTGCGCCGGACACTGACCGGCCTCGGCTCGTCTACGCACGCATTGCCGGGCCGATGAGGGACCGACCCTCTCCGCCACGAAAAAGGCCGCCCGATATCCGGGCGGCCTTTGCCTTTCCCAACACGATGACTGCCGGGAACGTCAGTTCTCGCCCAACGCTTTCTCCATGCGCTTGTGAGCCTCGATGCGCTCCTGGGCCATCTGCTGCTGAAGATCCCCGATCTCGCGAGACTTCTTCTTGATTGCCTCGTAATCCGGGTCGGCGGCCAGCTGCATGCGATAGAGCTCTCGCTGCCGGTCCTGCATCTTCTGCATCAGCTTGTACTGCTTTTCCTGCTGGTCTTCCTGGATGGCTCTCAGGCGGTCCCGCTGCTGATCGGTCAGTCGTTGACCATTCCAGCCCCACTCGGGTGCGTAGCCACCACCATAGCCCGGTCCCATCATGCCGGGGCCGTAGCCACCGCCCATCATGCCGGGGCCGTAGCCGCTACCGTAACCGGGGCCGTAGTTACCACCATAGCCGCGCCCCATCATGCCTGGGCCATATCCCGGGCCGTAGCCACCCCCCATCATGCCTGGGCCATATCCCGGCCCGTAGCCACCCCCCATCATCATGCCGGGCCCGTAGGCACCGCGTCTGGGCTCGTCATCGGCGAACGAGGCGGGCGCCGCCCCGACAATGGCGACGGCAAGTGTGCAGGCAGTCAGTTCGCGGATCAGTCTGGCTTTTCTCATGGCGCTTCTCCTCCTCTGGATTGAAGGCCGTCAACAAGGTATCGCCCCGGGAAGGTCGGCCTCCCGGGGACGCTCCACGCAGGGCTAGGGCACTGCGTCCGATACGTCCCGCGCAATAAGGAACGTAGCAGGGCTACCCAAGATCGCCAGCCGATGCCAACCCCTTGTTTCGACGCCATTCAGGCCATTTCCGCCGACAAACCCTGCCCTACCGCCCTCTTGTTTTATCCCGAGCCGAAAACCCACCTGACAAAAACGTAATCCTGCAGTCAGGCGCGGGACAGGGGGGCGCACTAAAGTCGTTGGCACGAAATCGGGAGGCGGACGCTTCCTTCACGCACCGTCACCAAGAGGACGAGACGCATGAACCGACGACAGATCCTGCTTGCACTCGCGCTGATGCCGGTGATGGCGAGCGCGGGCGGTAATCACGGCGGCGGCCACGAGGCGATGACCGGTACGCCGGGCGAATCGGCCGAGGTGGACCGGACGATCGAGGTATCGATGAATGACCAGATGCGCTTCGCCCCGGAAAGCATCCGGGTCGAGGCCGGCCAGACGGTCCGATTCGCCGTGAAGAACACCGGCCAGCAGCCCCACGAGATGGTCATTGGCTCGCTTAACGAACTCAAGGCACACGCCGAGCAGATGCGCGAACAGCCGGGCATGAAGCACAACGAGCCAAACATGATCCGGCTGGATGCCGGCGAGAGCGGGGAGATCGTCTGGCACTTTCCCTCGGCCGGCGAGGTGGATTTCGCCTGCCTGATACCCGGGCACCTCGAAGCGGGCATGAAGGGGACGATCGACGTCCGCTAGCTGTCCTGATGGCGATCCCGCTCCCGCGAGCAACGTAATTCGCCGAACCAACGAATCACGCTTTCCGCACGACTGAGGAAAACGACAATGGACCAATACGAAACCCTGACCGGGAAAGGCCACTCACGGCGCCGGTTCCTGCGAAACGTCACCTCCATGAGCGTCCTGGCCGCGTTGTATGGCTATGGCGGCATCCGCCCTGCCCTCGGCTGGCCGCAGGCCGGTAACCATGAAGCCGAACGAGTAGAGGATGGCGATACCGACATCTTCAACCTGGTCATCGATCGCACGCCGATGAAGATCGACGGAAAGCCGGCCAACCCGGTCACCGTCAACGGCACTGTCCCGGGGCCGGCCATCCGCATGCGTGAAGGGCGCAATGTCCGCATTCGTATTCAGAACAAGCTCGACGAGTGGACCTCGATCCACTGGCACGGGATCCTACTGCCGTTCCAGATGGACGGCGTGCCCGGCGTGACCTTCAAGGGCATCCCGCCCAAGGACACGTTCGAGTACTACTACCCGCTCAAGCAGGCCGGCACCTACTGGTATCACAGCCACTCCGGTCTCCAGGAGCAGCTGGGTCACTACGGTCCGCTGATCGTCGAGCCGGCCCAGCCCGAGCCATACGAGTATGACCGCGACTACGTCGTCATGCTATCGGACTGGACCTTCGAGGACCCGCACGACGTCTTCCGCAACCTCAAGGTGGCCGAGGGTTATTACAACTACCAGAAGCGCACCGTCCAGACCCTGCTCGAGGACATCGAGAAGAAGGGCTGGGCGCAGACCATGCGCGAGCGCGCCATGTGGGGCGAGATGGGCATGAGCTCCCGCGACATCCTCGACGTCACGGGCAGCACCTATACCTATCTGATGAACGGCCGGGCCCCGCGCGATAACTGGACCGGCCTGTTTAAGCCGGGAGAGAAGATCCGCCTGCGGTTCATCAACGGCTCGGCAATGACCTTCTTCGACGTGCGCATCCCCGGCCTGAAGATGACCGTGGTGCAGGCCGACGGCCAGGACGTCGAACCGGTCCCGGTCGACGAATTCCGCATCGGGGTCGCAGAAACCTACGACGTGATCGTCGAGCCCGAGGACGAACAGGCCTACACGATCTTCGCCGAGGTCATGGACCGCAGCGGCTTTGCGGCCGGCACGCTCGCCACCGAGGTGGGCATGCAGGCCGAGATCCCCGCCCCGCGCCCGATGCCCGAGCGCGGCATGGCCGCCATGGGAATGGACATGGGTGACATGGACATGGCCGGCATGGACATGAAGAACGACATGGACATGAAAGGCGGCATGGACATGGGCGGGGACATGAAGGCCAAGGGCGACGACATGGCCGGCATGTCATCGCACAGCGGCAAGCAGCCTGCCTCCAAGCCGTCATCGGGCGGCTCGATGGACATAAAGGGCGGTCACGACATGGCGATGGCCGACGGCGCCGACGCGAGCGCCTGGCCCCTGGCCGGCCGAACGATTGAACACGGCCCGGACAAGCACGGCCCGGGTGCCGCCATGGTGGCGATGAACCCGAGAAACCGGATGAGCGATCCGGGTGTCGGGCTCGAGAACACGCCCGAACACCGGGTATTGGTCTACGACGACCTGCGTGCCCACGCGCCATGGCCGGATCAGCGCGAACCCGAGCGCGAGGTGGAACTGCACCTGACCGGCAACATGGAGCGCTACATGTGGTCATTCGACGGGCAGAAGTTCTCGGAAGTCGACGGCCCGATCCAGTTCCATTACGGCGAGCGACTCCGCCTGATCCTGGTGAACGACACCATGATGGAACACCCCATCCACCTGCACGGCATGTGGATGGAACTGGAGAACCGCCACGGTGAATACCGGCCGCGCAAGCACACGCTGTCGCTCAAACCGGGCGAAATGGTGTCTGCCCGCATTACCGCGGATGCGAAGGGTCACTGGGCCTTCCACTGCCACCTGCTGTACCACATGAAGGCCGGCATGTTCCGTGTCGTATCCGTCGCCTGATGATCAAGAGGAGCAAGTCGATGAGCACCAAGCCAACTATCCGCACCGTGCTCGGCAGCCTGCTGACGGCAGGCATGCTGGCAGGCACACCGATGGCCGCCTTGGCCGACGGCCAGGCACCCTTCGCCCGCGACAAGGGCTGGGCACCACCGGTGGGTGACGAGCCCTACGGTCGATTCCTGATCGACCGCCTCGAATATGCCGCCGGTGACGACGAAGACAGCGTCAACTGGGAATTCCAGGGCTGGTACGGCGGCGACTACAACCGCGTCATGGTCAAAGGCGAAGGAGAGGACACAGTCTCCGGCGGCAGCGGCGGCGAGATCGAGAAGCTCGACCTGCTGTACAGCCGGCTGATCTCGGCCTTCTGGTCCATCCAGGGCGGCGTGGGCTATCAGCTCGAATACGGGCCCGGACCGGATCATGATCGCGGCTTCGCGGTCATCGGCCTGCAGGGGCTGGCCCCCTACTGGTTCGAGATCGACACCAACCTGCGCGTCAGCGACGAAGGCGACACCTCGATGGATTTCGAGGCGGAATACGACGTCCAGCTCGGTCAGCGGGTCGTCTTCCAGCCCCGACTGGCGACCTCGTACGCCTTTGACAAGGTCGAGGAATTCGGTGTCGGCCAGGGCATCAACAACGTCAAGCTGGGCGTTCGGCTGCGCTACGAGATCAAGCGCGAGTTCGCCCCCTACATCGGCGTGAGTTGGAACCGGAAGCTCGGCGACACCGCCGACATGGCCGAGGCCGAAGGCGAGGACACCAGCGACTTTCGGGTGCTTGCGGGGGTACGAATGTGGTTCTAGGGCGGCAACGACCGGCCCACTCAAAAACCACCGGCTTCGCGCCGCTGTGATCACCGCGCCCCCGCATGACGGGGCGCGCCGTTTTCGACGGCAGCCGAGCAACTCGGGCGCCCATGTGCTTGAGTTGTCACACCGCCCTAAAGATGAACAAGGAGACCGCGATTCATGAACGAGGACTCTCCGTCCGTCCATCAGCACCATCACGACGAGCACGATCACTCGCATCATGGCGATCATGATCATGGTGCGATGATCGCCGACTTCCGGCGCCGCTTCTGGATCTCGCTGGCCCTGACCATGCCGATCCTGCTGCTCTCGCCGATGATCCAGGGCTTTCTCGGCCTGGAAGCGGCGCTCGACTTCCCCGGTGACCGCTACCTGCTGTTCGTCCTGTCGATCGCCGTGTTCTTCTACGGCGGCTGGCCGTTCCTAACCGGGCTGGTCTCGGAGATCCGTCAAGGCGCCCCGGGCATGATGACGCTGATCGCCCTGGCCATCACGGTGGCGTTCCTTTACTCCTCCGCCGTGGTCCTCGGCCTGTCCGGACGCGTGTTCTTCTGGGAACTGGCCACCCTGGTCGACGTGATGCTGCTGGGGCACTGGATCGAGATGCGCTCGATCATGGGCGCCTCCGGCGCGCTCGAGGCCCTCGTCAAACTGATGCCGGCTACCGCCCACCGGATCGGCGATAACGGCGAAGCCGAGGACGTCCGCGTCGATACCTTGCAACCGGGCGACCGCGTGCGCGTCAAGCCGGGCGAGAAGATCCCAACCGACGGGCGAATCGTCGAGGGCCGCTCGAACGTCAACGAGTCGTTGCTGACCGGCGAATCCAAGCCGGTAAGCAAGAGCGAGGACGATGAGGTGATCGGTGGTGCGATCAACAGCGAAGGCACGCTGGTGGTCGAGATCAGCCGCACGGGCGAGTCGACCTACCTGTCCCAGGTCATCGACATGGTGAAGCAGGCCCAGGCCTCGCGCTCGCGCACACAAGACCTGGCCAACCGCGCCGCAGCCTGGTTGACCTACATCGCCCTGACCGTCGGCGCGGTGACCCTTGCCGCCTGGCTGATTGCCGGCTACGCCTTCGACTTCTCGCTCGAGCGCATGGTCACGGTGATGGTGATCACCTGCCCACACGCGCTGGGACTCGCGGTGCCGTTGGTGGTGGCCGTCTCGACCAGCAAGTCGGCGCGTAACGGCCTCCTGATCCGTGATCGGGCCGCCTTCGAGCGGGCGCGCAAGACCGACGTGTTCGTATTCGACAAGACCGGCACGCTCACCGAGGGCCGATTCGGGGTGAGCGACGTGGTCGCCCTTGGCGATCGGGGCGACGACACGCTGCTCGGACTGGCCGCCGCGCTGGAGTCGAGCTCCGAACACCCGATCGCCGTGGGTATCGCCGAAGCGGCCCGCGATCGCGATCTCTCTCTGCCCGAGGCGAGCGACTTTCAGAGCCTGCCCGGCGAGGGGGTCGAGGCGCGCGTCGATGGCGAGACCGTCCGCATCGTCAGCCCGGGCTACCTCGAACGGCAGGACATCGCAATCGACGACGACCGGGTCAAACGGCTCGAAGAGCAAGGCAAGACGGTTGTCTTCGTGCTGGTGGACGACCAGCCCGCCGGCGCGATCGCCCTATCGGACATCGTCCGCGAGGTCTCGCGCGAGGCGGTCGACCGGATCCGGGCGATGGGCATGCAGTGCATGATGCTCACCGGCGACTCGAAGCCCGTCGCCCAGGCGGTGGCCGACGAACTGGGCCTGGACGATTTCTTCGCCGAGGTAATGCCCGACCAGAAGGCCACCCGCATCCGCGAACTTAAGGAGAAGGGGCTGTCGGTGGCCATGGTGGGCGACGGCGTCAACGACGCGCCCGCACTGACCGAGGCGGATCTCGGCATCGCCATCGGCGCCGGCACCGACGTGGCGGTCGAATCGGCCGACATCGTGCTGGTGAACTCCGACCCGCGTGACGTCGCCACCGTCACCGAGCTCTCCGCGGCCACCTACCGCAAGATGATCCAGAACCTCTGGTGGGCCGCCGGCTACAACATCGTCGCCATCCCGCTCGCCGCCGGTGTCCTCTATGGCGTGGGTTTCCTGATGCCACCGGCGATCGGCGCGGCAGTGATGTCGGTCTCCACCATCGTGGTCGCGATCAACGCCAAGCTGCTGGAGCGATTCCAGCCCGGCGACGCGAAGGAGGCGATGACCTAGACCGACCTCTTCACACATCGTCCCTCGGCGTGGTGCCTTGCAACGCCGAGAGACGATGCCGGTTACGCCCCTGCCTTGGCGCGCGTCACAACCAGCGTCGCGCTTTCCCCTATCTGGCCTACTGAACCCTGTCTGCCGTTCGACCCAAAACGGCGACGGCCTTCCGGGTATTTGACCGCTACGTCCGCAGGGCACCCCCTTCCCCTGTGAGTCGCTGCATCGGCCAATCCATATCGTCATATTGCATATGCGAACCATTATCATGTAGATTGCTCACCGCGATCGCAGTCGCGACTGCATCTCATCCCTACAGAACCAGAGATTGACCGCATATGAAGATGACGACGAAGGTGCGACGCACCCCGACAAGTCGCGCCGTACGGCAAGCGCTTGCCTGGTCCGTGCCCTGTCTAGCGCTGGGCGCCACTGGCACCACCCTCGCCGAAGAAGCCGGCAGCGAAACAACCGTGCTCGAGAGCGTGGTGGTCGAGGGGGCCGGTTTCAGCCTGCCCACCGAGGAGACGGGCCAGTACGCCCCCACCGACTCGCAGACGGCGACCGGGCTGACCCTTTCCGCGCGCGAGACGCCGCAATCTCTCTCGGTCGTTACCAACCAGCAGATCGAGGACTTCAACCTCGACAGCGCCAACAAGGCGCTCGAAGCCACCCCGGGCGTGACGGTGGAGAAGGTCGAAACCGACCGCACCTACTACACCTCGCGCGGCTTCGACATCCAGAATTTCCAGATCGACGGCCTCGGGGCACCGTTCGCCTACGGCAACGTCCAGGGCGACATCGACACGGCGGTGTACGACCGTATCGAGGTCATCCGTGGCGCCAATGGCCTGATGTCCGGTAGCGGCTCACCGTCGGCCACCGTCAACTTCATCCGCAAGCGCCCCACACCCGAAGCCCAGGCCGAGGTGGAGCTGAGTGCCGGCTCCTGGAACCGCCGCCGCGTGGAAGGCGACGTGTCCGGACCAATCACCGAAGACAAACGCATCCGTGGCCGCCTGGTCGTCGCCGGCGAACAGGGCGAATCGTATCTCGACCGCTACGAGCGCGACCGCTACGTCGCCTACGGGGTAGTCGAGGCGGACCTCACGGACAACACCATCCTGACCGCCGGCCACACCTGGCAGCAGAACAACGCCGATAGCCCGCTCTGGGGCGCCCTGCCGCTGTACTACACCGACGGCACCCAGACGGACTACGATCGTTCCACCGCCACGTCCTCGAACTGGGCCTACTGGGACAATCAGGACCGGCGCACCTTCGTCGAGCTCGAACACCATTTCACCAACGGCTGGCAGACGCGCGCGGCCATCAACCGCGTCGAAACCGAGGCGGACGCCAAGTTGTTCTACATGTACGGCACCCCGGACCCATCCACCGGACGCGGCCTGTACAGTTACCCGAGCCGCTATGACTACGACAACGAGCAGTGGATCGCCGACGTTCAGGCCAAGGGGCCGTTCGATCTGCTCGGCCGCACGCACGAACTGGTCGCCGGCGTAAACTGGACCCGCTCGGAGACCGACGACATCTCGCACTACGGCGAGGACATCGGCACACCGCTGCCGCCGCTGGAGCAGTGGGACGGCAACTACCCGGAGCCTGACTTCACCGGCGGCACCGGCGGCAGCGAGTTCACCGACAGGGAAACGGCGGTCTACTCCGCGGCGCGACTGAACCTCAATGAGCGCACCACGGCGATCCTCGGCACGCGGGCGACCTGGCTGGACAACACCGGCGAGACCTACGGCACCACGCGCGAAACGTCCTACGACGCGGAGCTCACCCCCTACGCCGGCCTGGTCTACGACCTCAACGACCAGTTGTCCGCCTACGCGAGCTACACCGAGATCTTCGAGCCGCAGACCGAGGTGGACATCAACCGACAGCGCCTCGATCCGATCGATGGCGTCAACTACGAGGTCGGTCTCAAGGCCGAACTGCTCGACAAGCGGCTGAACACCTCGTTCGCCGTGTTCCACACCGAGCAGGACAACGTCGCCGAGCCCGCGGGCACGATCCCGGGTACCGTGGACACCTACTACCGCGGTGCCGACGGGATCACCAGCCAGGGCATCGAGCTGACCGCCGCCGGCGAGATTCTGCCGGGCTGGCGAGCCATGGCCGGCTACACCTACGTGGACATCGAGAACGCCGACGGCGAGCGTGCGCGCAGCTTCATCCCGAAGCAGATGCTGCGGGCCAGCACGACGTACCGGCTGCCGTTCCTGCCGAAACTGACAGTTGGTGGCCAGCTGCGCTGGCAGAGCGACATCTCCCGGGAGCAGACCTCTGCCGACGGCACGACCCGCCAGGATGCCTACACGGTGGTCGACCTGATGGCCCGCTACGAGGTGAACAACCAGGTGGACGTCACGCTCAACCTGAACAACGTCACCGACGAGAAATACCTCACCAGCCTGCAGTGGGACCAGGGCTACTACGGCGCACCGCGCAACGCCATGCTGAGCGTCAACTGGCGCTACTGACCCCTGCCCGGCGTCTTCGACGCCGGAACGATGACCGACAGTGCCCCGCCATTCGGCGGGGCTTTTTCATGCCGGTTCGCCCGGCACCACGCTGCCGTACCACCAGGCCGCTGGCATAAACCCATTCCCCCTGCCCCGTTTGGCGGCCATGAAGGGCAAACGTCTTGTGGTCATGGATGACGCGGAACGCGGATTGGCTGGTGGCGGACCGCGGGCATGCGACGCCACCCCGGCGCGGTCCACCGACGGGCTAGAGGCGCCGCAGCGCCCAGAGGAAGTAGGTGCCACCGATCAGGGAGGCCACCAGGCCGGCGGGGATCTCCTGCGGGAACTGGATCTGTCGTCCGATCCAGTCGGCGGCGATCATCAGCACGGCACCGATCAGCGCCGCCCCGAGCACGTGATCGCGGGCACGCGACAGGCCCAGCAGGCGCGCCATGTGCGGGGCGAGAAGACCGACGAAGGACAGCGGCCCGATCACGAGCGTGGCCGCGGC
This genomic interval carries:
- a CDS encoding heavy metal response regulator transcription factor; the encoded protein is MKVLIVEDEDKTGRYLQQGLTEAGYTVDLANDGVDGLHLALTGDHDLVILDVMLPGMDGWQILETLRRGGRDMPVLFLTARDQVEDRVRGLERGADDYLVKPFAFSELLARVRTLLRRGRGEPEATTLQVADLELDLLGHRATRAGQRIDLTAKEFALLELFMRRQGEVLPRSLIASQVWDMNFDSDTNVVEVAVRRLRRKIDEPFDQRLIRTIRGMGYVMEVEEEE
- a CDS encoding multicopper oxidase domain-containing protein — encoded protein: MDRRRFLKGSLASAASATLCMGATTWARADSANRPSLPLPNLIDVSKSGRLDLVAQRGNHRFLPGASSATLGYNQDFLGPVVRARRGQEVAVGLLNDLPEPLATHWHGLLVPGNVDGGPHQPIHPGALWKPVLPIDQPPSTAWFHAHTYPHTARQVYAGLAGVFQIDDGRDDERGLPHDHGDDDFTLIIQDRRFDSLGRLDYRLGMMDRMHGFQGDRILVNGAENPRARMPRSIVRLRLLNGSNARIYHLRFDDDRPMHVIASDSGYWPKPTAANELRLAPGERIEVLVDFRDGHDARLVTGPDRNQGGPGMMGMMSGLRSFTSSLLEGDMPVLSFHPAGKKGAVDQLPETIDDELPAPTTRFAQRRHFRLDMMLGGMPMMGMMGGSGGPTMGINGRPFDMQRINEQVSLGTTEHWTVESDMLMHPFHIHGVRFRVLADENGRSTRLENQGYKDTVLVNGRAELAVEFTQPASHEKPFMYHCHILEHEDGGMMGHFSVS
- a CDS encoding SHOCT domain-containing protein, which translates into the protein MLDRRYARGEIDHDTYERMKRDLD
- a CDS encoding Spy/CpxP family protein refolding chaperone, whose translation is MRKARLIRELTACTLAVAIVGAAPASFADDEPRRGAYGPGMMMGGGYGPGYGPGMMGGGYGPGYGPGMMGRGYGGNYGPGYGSGYGPGMMGGGYGPGMMGPGYGGGYAPEWGWNGQRLTDQQRDRLRAIQEDQQEKQYKLMQKMQDRQRELYRMQLAADPDYEAIKKKSREIGDLQQQMAQERIEAHKRMEKALGEN
- a CDS encoding cupredoxin domain-containing protein; the encoded protein is MNRRQILLALALMPVMASAGGNHGGGHEAMTGTPGESAEVDRTIEVSMNDQMRFAPESIRVEAGQTVRFAVKNTGQQPHEMVIGSLNELKAHAEQMREQPGMKHNEPNMIRLDAGESGEIVWHFPSAGEVDFACLIPGHLEAGMKGTIDVR
- a CDS encoding copper resistance system multicopper oxidase, which gives rise to MDQYETLTGKGHSRRRFLRNVTSMSVLAALYGYGGIRPALGWPQAGNHEAERVEDGDTDIFNLVIDRTPMKIDGKPANPVTVNGTVPGPAIRMREGRNVRIRIQNKLDEWTSIHWHGILLPFQMDGVPGVTFKGIPPKDTFEYYYPLKQAGTYWYHSHSGLQEQLGHYGPLIVEPAQPEPYEYDRDYVVMLSDWTFEDPHDVFRNLKVAEGYYNYQKRTVQTLLEDIEKKGWAQTMRERAMWGEMGMSSRDILDVTGSTYTYLMNGRAPRDNWTGLFKPGEKIRLRFINGSAMTFFDVRIPGLKMTVVQADGQDVEPVPVDEFRIGVAETYDVIVEPEDEQAYTIFAEVMDRSGFAAGTLATEVGMQAEIPAPRPMPERGMAAMGMDMGDMDMAGMDMKNDMDMKGGMDMGGDMKAKGDDMAGMSSHSGKQPASKPSSGGSMDIKGGHDMAMADGADASAWPLAGRTIEHGPDKHGPGAAMVAMNPRNRMSDPGVGLENTPEHRVLVYDDLRAHAPWPDQREPEREVELHLTGNMERYMWSFDGQKFSEVDGPIQFHYGERLRLILVNDTMMEHPIHLHGMWMELENRHGEYRPRKHTLSLKPGEMVSARITADAKGHWAFHCHLLYHMKAGMFRVVSVA
- a CDS encoding copper resistance protein B — protein: MSTKPTIRTVLGSLLTAGMLAGTPMAALADGQAPFARDKGWAPPVGDEPYGRFLIDRLEYAAGDDEDSVNWEFQGWYGGDYNRVMVKGEGEDTVSGGSGGEIEKLDLLYSRLISAFWSIQGGVGYQLEYGPGPDHDRGFAVIGLQGLAPYWFEIDTNLRVSDEGDTSMDFEAEYDVQLGQRVVFQPRLATSYAFDKVEEFGVGQGINNVKLGVRLRYEIKREFAPYIGVSWNRKLGDTADMAEAEGEDTSDFRVLAGVRMWF
- a CDS encoding copper-translocating P-type ATPase, with protein sequence MNEDSPSVHQHHHDEHDHSHHGDHDHGAMIADFRRRFWISLALTMPILLLSPMIQGFLGLEAALDFPGDRYLLFVLSIAVFFYGGWPFLTGLVSEIRQGAPGMMTLIALAITVAFLYSSAVVLGLSGRVFFWELATLVDVMLLGHWIEMRSIMGASGALEALVKLMPATAHRIGDNGEAEDVRVDTLQPGDRVRVKPGEKIPTDGRIVEGRSNVNESLLTGESKPVSKSEDDEVIGGAINSEGTLVVEISRTGESTYLSQVIDMVKQAQASRSRTQDLANRAAAWLTYIALTVGAVTLAAWLIAGYAFDFSLERMVTVMVITCPHALGLAVPLVVAVSTSKSARNGLLIRDRAAFERARKTDVFVFDKTGTLTEGRFGVSDVVALGDRGDDTLLGLAAALESSSEHPIAVGIAEAARDRDLSLPEASDFQSLPGEGVEARVDGETVRIVSPGYLERQDIAIDDDRVKRLEEQGKTVVFVLVDDQPAGAIALSDIVREVSREAVDRIRAMGMQCMMLTGDSKPVAQAVADELGLDDFFAEVMPDQKATRIRELKEKGLSVAMVGDGVNDAPALTEADLGIAIGAGTDVAVESADIVLVNSDPRDVATVTELSAATYRKMIQNLWWAAGYNIVAIPLAAGVLYGVGFLMPPAIGAAVMSVSTIVVAINAKLLERFQPGDAKEAMT